In a single window of the Streptomyces sp. NBC_00094 genome:
- a CDS encoding N-acetylmuramoyl-L-alanine amidase, with amino-acid sequence MPYDHRKTAPRPLALALALAGCCAALAGCGASQASESSEASGKSGTQSRPPAASVSSATGDAAATEQPSRSPLPDSSASPGTSAPSGVRSLAGRTVVVDPGHNPGNFRHSREINEKVNIGTGRKECDTTGTSTNGTSTQAAYTEAAFTLDVSHRLRDLLTARGAKVVLTHDADRPWGPCIDERARIGNEARPDAVVSVHADGSAVGNRGFHVILPARVSSGAADTAPIVGPSRELGESIADRFARATGTAPANYLGSGTGLDVREDLGGLNLSTVPKVFVECGNMRDPKDAALLTSAAWRQKAAQGIADGIETYLHG; translated from the coding sequence GTGCCGTACGACCACCGGAAGACCGCCCCCCGCCCCCTCGCCCTCGCGCTGGCCCTCGCGGGCTGCTGCGCCGCACTCGCCGGCTGCGGAGCCTCCCAGGCCTCCGAGTCCTCCGAGGCGTCCGGAAAGAGCGGGACGCAGTCCCGGCCGCCCGCCGCCTCCGTCTCCTCCGCCACGGGGGACGCCGCCGCCACCGAGCAGCCGAGCCGCTCCCCCCTCCCGGACTCCTCGGCCTCCCCGGGCACCTCGGCCCCGTCGGGGGTCCGTTCGCTCGCCGGGCGGACCGTCGTCGTCGACCCCGGACACAACCCCGGGAACTTCCGGCACTCCCGGGAGATCAACGAGAAGGTGAACATCGGCACGGGCCGCAAGGAGTGCGACACCACCGGCACCTCCACGAACGGCACCTCCACGCAGGCCGCCTACACGGAGGCCGCGTTCACCCTCGACGTCTCCCACCGGCTGCGGGACCTCCTCACGGCGCGCGGCGCGAAGGTGGTCCTCACCCACGACGCCGACCGCCCCTGGGGCCCCTGCATCGACGAGCGGGCCCGGATCGGCAACGAGGCCCGCCCCGACGCCGTCGTCTCCGTCCACGCGGACGGTTCGGCCGTCGGCAACCGCGGCTTCCACGTGATCCTGCCCGCCCGGGTGAGCTCCGGCGCGGCCGACACGGCCCCGATCGTCGGGCCCTCCCGTGAACTCGGGGAGAGCATCGCCGACCGGTTCGCGCGCGCGACGGGCACGGCTCCCGCCAACTACCTTGGTTCCGGTACCGGGTTGGACGTCCGGGAGGATCTCGGCGGGCTCAATCTCTCGACCGTCCCCAAGGTCTTCGTCGAATGCGGCAATATGCGTGATCCGAAGGACGCCGCCCTGCTGACGTCCGCCGCCTGGCGACAGAAGGCCGCGCAGGGCATCGCGGACGGCATCGAGACCTACCTCCACGGGTAG
- a CDS encoding DUF5336 domain-containing protein: MNIRSLTRGDGVLIGAAVVLFIASFLGISSCDASDAICDQIDIPNSWEMSPLGWGSFFLGIAGAALVVTSRALPQQRKVAGLELGQIGAGFAIASAWTLLMWVFESESAGAGLILGLIASLVLAGAAVAGPLVPALKAPLVGAPRPQTPQPYGMQPGQPGQQGVPGGYGYPGAQQQPYGGPQDPSQGAGQPFGAQGAPQQHAPQQHAPQPHAPQQPEPQAAQAPQPQAQAQPSGDFAPFWFAVPVARQLYAEDGSQAPIAELAPGTWYLAVEQRGAALVAQTQDGRRGVLQDTTGIQRG; encoded by the coding sequence GTGAATATCCGCTCCCTCACCCGAGGCGATGGCGTGCTGATCGGTGCAGCGGTGGTGCTGTTCATCGCCTCGTTCCTCGGCATCTCCAGCTGTGACGCCAGCGACGCGATCTGCGACCAGATCGACATCCCGAACTCGTGGGAGATGTCGCCGCTCGGCTGGGGCTCGTTCTTCCTCGGCATCGCCGGTGCGGCGCTGGTCGTCACCTCGCGCGCCCTTCCGCAGCAGCGCAAGGTGGCCGGCCTGGAGCTCGGCCAGATCGGTGCGGGCTTCGCCATCGCCTCCGCATGGACCCTGCTCATGTGGGTCTTCGAGTCGGAGAGCGCCGGCGCCGGCCTCATCCTCGGCCTGATCGCCTCGCTCGTGCTCGCCGGTGCGGCCGTCGCCGGTCCGCTGGTCCCGGCCCTCAAGGCCCCGCTCGTGGGCGCGCCGCGTCCGCAGACCCCGCAGCCGTACGGCATGCAGCCGGGTCAGCCCGGGCAGCAGGGCGTCCCCGGCGGCTACGGCTACCCGGGTGCGCAGCAGCAGCCGTACGGTGGTCCGCAGGACCCGTCGCAGGGTGCGGGCCAGCCGTTCGGCGCGCAGGGCGCCCCTCAGCAGCACGCCCCGCAGCAGCACGCTCCGCAGCCGCACGCCCCGCAGCAGCCGGAGCCGCAGGCCGCCCAGGCCCCGCAGCCCCAGGCGCAGGCGCAGCCGTCCGGGGACTTCGCGCCGTTCTGGTTCGCGGTCCCGGTCGCCCGTCAGCTGTACGCGGAGGACGGTTCGCAGGCGCCGATCGCCGAACTGGCCCCCGGTACCTGGTACCTGGCGGTCGAGCAGCGCGGTGCGGCCCTGGTCGCGCAGACCCAGGACGGCCGTCGTGGCGTCCTGCAGGACACGACGGGCATCCAGCGCGGCTGA
- a CDS encoding LLM class F420-dependent oxidoreductase encodes MRLGLALGYWGRGPSPDRLDLAREAERLGYDSVWTAEAWGSDAFTALTWIAAHTSRIKLGTAVAQMAARTPTATAMHALTLDHLSGGRMMLGLGLSGPQVVEGWYGRPFPRSPLTATREYVDVIRQALRREGPVTLDGRYHSHPYAGEDGTGLGKALKPITHPLRADLPILLGAEGPKNIAQTLTIADGWLPLYWSPERWADVYALPDRLPEGFLVAPMVRAQVCEDVPAGLLPVKAMLGFYIGGMGHAARNFHADLMGRMGYEKEARRIQELFAAGRREEAVLAVPDAFADEISLVGPRERIAERLEAWRRGPVTDLLVTSPDPATLRVLAELNA; translated from the coding sequence ATGCGTCTCGGACTCGCCCTCGGCTACTGGGGCCGTGGCCCCTCCCCCGACCGCCTCGACCTCGCCCGCGAGGCCGAACGGCTCGGCTACGACTCCGTGTGGACCGCCGAGGCCTGGGGCTCCGACGCGTTCACCGCGCTGACCTGGATCGCCGCGCACACCTCGCGTATCAAGCTCGGGACGGCCGTCGCGCAGATGGCCGCCCGCACCCCGACGGCCACCGCCATGCACGCGCTCACGCTCGACCACCTCTCCGGCGGGCGCATGATGCTCGGGCTCGGCCTCTCCGGGCCGCAGGTCGTCGAGGGCTGGTACGGGCGCCCCTTCCCCCGCTCCCCCCTGACGGCGACCCGCGAGTACGTGGACGTGATCCGCCAGGCACTGCGCCGGGAGGGCCCCGTCACGCTCGACGGGCGCTACCACTCCCATCCGTACGCCGGCGAGGACGGCACCGGCCTCGGCAAGGCGCTCAAGCCGATCACCCACCCGCTCCGGGCCGACCTCCCGATCCTCCTGGGCGCCGAAGGCCCCAAGAACATCGCGCAGACCCTCACCATCGCCGACGGCTGGCTGCCCCTCTACTGGTCCCCCGAGCGCTGGGCCGACGTCTACGCCCTCCCGGACCGGCTGCCCGAGGGCTTCCTCGTCGCACCCATGGTCCGGGCGCAGGTCTGCGAGGACGTGCCGGCGGGGCTGCTGCCCGTCAAGGCGATGCTCGGCTTCTACATCGGCGGCATGGGGCACGCCGCCCGCAACTTCCACGCCGACCTGATGGGGCGCATGGGGTACGAGAAGGAGGCCCGCCGCATCCAGGAGCTGTTCGCGGCGGGACGGCGGGAGGAGGCCGTGCTCGCCGTGCCGGACGCCTTCGCGGACGAGATCTCCCTGGTCGGCCCCCGGGAGCGGATCGCCGAACGCCTGGAGGCATGGCGGCGGGGCCCGGTGACGGACCTGCTGGTCACCTCACCGGACCCCGCCACACTCCGCGTACTCGCGGAGCTCAACGCCTAG
- a CDS encoding peptidase inhibitor family I36 protein, whose product MDGDDEVNQMFGTTRTTGTTGNGNGNRGRVRLGLAAAFSALAMTVSLGAGTARAADPWAGCYSGDVCVYTGLNGTGSVCAWSGGDNNWSAGPITCSWTLTKNVKSIWNRGTGGVGTYRHVDFFLAADYTSFYACAAQGFKGNTGPDAGAPIRSHYWTDRCDA is encoded by the coding sequence ATGGACGGAGACGACGAGGTGAACCAGATGTTCGGGACGACCAGGACGACCGGGACGACCGGGAACGGGAACGGGAACCGTGGCCGGGTCAGGCTCGGGCTCGCGGCTGCGTTCAGCGCGCTCGCCATGACGGTGAGCCTCGGGGCGGGGACGGCCCGCGCGGCCGATCCCTGGGCCGGGTGCTACTCGGGCGATGTCTGCGTCTACACCGGTCTGAACGGCACCGGCTCCGTCTGCGCGTGGTCGGGTGGCGACAACAACTGGAGCGCCGGGCCCATCACATGCAGCTGGACCCTGACGAAGAACGTGAAGTCGATCTGGAACCGAGGCACCGGCGGTGTGGGCACCTACCGGCACGTCGACTTCTTCCTCGCCGCCGACTACACGTCCTTCTACGCGTGCGCGGCACAGGGCTTCAAGGGCAACACCGGCCCCGACGCCGGAGCCCCGATCCGCTCCCACTACTGGACGGACCGCTGCGACGCCTAG